A genomic segment from Burkholderia plantarii encodes:
- a CDS encoding GlxA family transcriptional regulator, whose amino-acid sequence MTPDLPASLLSPDAAPSRLRFGIVLLPNFTLTAFSGFVDMLRLSADDGDHSKPVRCAWTVIGETLAPVRASCGIQITPWQTFDEAEPFDYVVVVGGLLHSGPQAGPETLRFIRSAAQDGANVVGICTGVFALMRAGVLDAHRICVSWFHYWDFIERFPNVDQERLIADRLFVIDRRRITCSGGRASIDVAAAILLRHFDHATVQKALRILLVGEMQKGNAPQPHPPGLEPATHPKVKRAILLMEQHVGRALPLEELACKLDLSARQLERLFKAETGRSPQAYAKQVRLRTAAWLLTSSDRTVADIASSCGFADASHLGREFRKQFGATPAAYREKGGAAAPPVEGAEAGTAQETSGQAVAGAAGAPYDAPPLI is encoded by the coding sequence ATGACGCCAGACCTGCCCGCCTCGCTGCTGTCCCCCGACGCCGCCCCCTCCCGGCTGCGCTTCGGCATCGTGCTGTTGCCGAATTTCACGCTCACCGCGTTCTCCGGTTTCGTCGACATGCTGCGGCTGTCGGCCGACGACGGCGACCACAGCAAGCCGGTGCGCTGCGCCTGGACGGTGATCGGCGAGACGCTCGCGCCGGTGCGCGCGAGCTGCGGGATCCAGATCACGCCGTGGCAGACCTTCGACGAGGCCGAGCCGTTCGACTACGTGGTGGTGGTGGGCGGGCTGCTGCATTCGGGGCCGCAGGCCGGCCCCGAGACGCTGCGCTTCATCCGCAGCGCGGCGCAGGACGGCGCGAACGTGGTGGGGATCTGCACCGGCGTGTTCGCGCTGATGCGCGCCGGCGTGCTCGACGCGCACCGGATCTGCGTGAGCTGGTTCCACTACTGGGATTTCATCGAGCGCTTTCCGAACGTCGACCAGGAGCGGCTGATCGCCGACCGCCTGTTCGTGATCGACCGGCGCCGCATCACCTGCTCGGGCGGGCGCGCCTCGATCGACGTGGCCGCCGCGATCCTGCTGCGCCACTTCGATCACGCCACGGTGCAGAAGGCGCTGCGGATCCTGCTGGTGGGCGAGATGCAGAAGGGCAACGCGCCGCAACCGCATCCGCCGGGGCTCGAGCCCGCCACGCATCCGAAGGTCAAGCGCGCGATCCTGCTGATGGAGCAGCACGTCGGGCGCGCGCTGCCGCTCGAGGAGCTGGCCTGCAAGCTGGACCTGTCGGCGCGCCAGCTGGAGCGGCTGTTCAAGGCCGAGACGGGCAGGAGCCCGCAGGCCTACGCCAAGCAGGTGCGGCTGCGCACCGCCGCCTGGCTGCTGACGAGTTCGGACCGCACGGTGGCCGACATCGCGTCGAGCTGCGGCTTCGCCGACGCCTCGCACCTCGGGCGCGAGTTCCGCAAGCAGTTCGGGGCGACGCCGGCCGCGTATCGGGAAAAGGGAGGGGCGGCGGCGCCGCCGGTGGAGGGCGCCGAAGCCGGCACGGCGCAGGAGACGTCCGGCCAGGCGGTGGCCGGAGCGGCCGGGGCGCCCTACGACGCGCCGCCGCTGATCTGA
- a CDS encoding L-serine ammonia-lyase: MNVSVFDLFKIGIGPSSSHTVGPMIAACRFASHVEDANLLAFVRRVRVELYGSLGATGKGHGTDKAVLLGLEGHLPDLIDPDLIEPRLKAIRAERTLNLLGRHTVRFDEKEDLGFYRRMMAGTGIVHPNGMRFQAFDEHGQLLVEKEYYSIGGGFVVNRDGDRVNGVRAATEVPYPFRTGDDLLRTCRESGLSIAELTFRNECALRPAEEVRAGLLAIWQTMAACVERGCKVEGELPGPMRVRRRAAELCHRLRSRSEESLRDPLSMLDWVNLYAMAVNEENAAGGRVVTAPTNGAAGVIPAVLHYYVKFVPGSNEQGIVEFLLTAAAIGIIYKETASISGAEVGCQGEVGVACSMAAAALAAVMGGNPDQVENAAEIGMEHNLGMTCDPVGGLVQIPCIERNAMGAIKALNASRMALKGDGQHYVSLDSVIKTMRETGADMKTKYKETSRGGLAVNVIEC; this comes from the coding sequence ATGAACGTCAGCGTTTTCGATCTGTTCAAGATCGGCATCGGTCCGTCGAGCTCGCACACGGTCGGTCCGATGATCGCGGCCTGCCGGTTCGCCTCGCACGTGGAGGACGCCAACCTGCTGGCGTTCGTGCGCCGCGTGCGGGTGGAGCTGTACGGCTCGCTCGGCGCGACGGGCAAGGGCCACGGCACCGACAAGGCGGTGCTGCTGGGGCTGGAGGGCCACCTGCCGGACCTGATCGATCCCGACCTGATCGAGCCGCGCCTGAAGGCGATCCGCGCCGAACGGACGCTCAACCTGCTCGGCCGCCACACGGTGCGCTTCGATGAGAAGGAAGACCTCGGCTTCTACCGCCGCATGATGGCCGGCACCGGCATCGTCCACCCGAACGGCATGCGTTTCCAGGCGTTCGACGAGCACGGCCAGCTGCTGGTGGAGAAGGAGTATTACTCGATCGGCGGCGGCTTCGTGGTGAACCGCGACGGCGACCGCGTGAACGGCGTGCGCGCGGCCACCGAGGTGCCTTACCCGTTCCGCACCGGCGACGACCTGCTGCGCACCTGCCGCGAGAGCGGCCTGTCGATCGCGGAGCTGACGTTTCGCAACGAATGCGCGCTGCGTCCGGCCGAGGAAGTGCGCGCCGGGCTGCTGGCGATCTGGCAGACCATGGCGGCCTGCGTCGAGCGCGGCTGCAAGGTGGAGGGCGAGCTGCCCGGGCCGATGCGCGTCAGGCGCCGCGCGGCCGAACTCTGCCACCGGCTGCGCAGCCGCTCCGAGGAATCGCTGCGCGACCCGCTGTCGATGCTCGACTGGGTCAACCTCTACGCGATGGCCGTCAACGAGGAGAACGCGGCGGGCGGCCGGGTCGTGACGGCGCCCACCAACGGCGCGGCCGGCGTGATCCCGGCGGTGCTGCACTACTACGTGAAGTTCGTGCCGGGCTCGAACGAGCAGGGCATCGTCGAGTTCCTGCTGACGGCTGCCGCGATCGGCATCATCTACAAGGAAACCGCCTCGATCTCGGGCGCCGAGGTGGGCTGCCAGGGCGAGGTGGGGGTGGCCTGCTCGATGGCCGCCGCCGCGCTCGCCGCCGTGATGGGCGGCAACCCCGACCAGGTCGAGAACGCCGCCGAGATCGGCATGGAGCACAACCTCGGCATGACCTGCGACCCGGTGGGCGGCCTCGTGCAGATCCCCTGCATCGAGCGCAACGCGATGGGGGCGATCAAGGCGCTGAACGCCTCGCGCATGGCGCTGAAGGGCGACGGCCAGCACTACGTGTCGCTCGACTCGGTGATCAAGACGATGCGCGAGACCGGCGCGGACATGAAGACGAAATACAAGGAAACGTCGCGCGGTGGCCTCGCCGTGAACGTCATCGAATGCTAA
- a CDS encoding sarcosine oxidase subunit beta family protein, producing the protein MSRYSIFSLFRNGLSYHENWERQWKSPEPKKEYDVVIVGGGGHGLATAYYLAKEHGITNVAILEKGWIGGGNTARNTTIVRSNYLWDESAGLYEKAMKLWEGLSQDLNYNVMFSQRGVMNLAHTLQDVRDTQRRVNANRLNGVDAEFLTPAQIKEIEPTINLNSRYPVLGASIQRRGGVARHDAVAWGYARGADRAGVDIIQNCQVIGIRRDGNAVTGVDTVKGFIKAKKVAVVAAGNTSTLADMAGVRLPIESHPLQALVSEPIKPVVNTVVMSNAVHAYISQSDKGDLVIGAGIDQYTGFGQRGSFQIIEGTLEAIVEMFPVFSRVRMNRQWGGIVDVSPDACPIISKTDVKGLYFNCGWGTGGFKATPGSGWTYAHTIARDEPHPLNAPFALDRFYSGHLIDEHGAAAVAH; encoded by the coding sequence ATGAGCCGCTACTCGATATTCAGCCTGTTCCGCAACGGCCTGTCGTACCACGAGAACTGGGAACGGCAGTGGAAGAGCCCCGAGCCGAAGAAGGAGTACGACGTCGTGATCGTCGGCGGCGGCGGGCACGGGCTGGCCACCGCCTACTATCTCGCGAAGGAGCACGGCATCACCAACGTGGCGATCCTCGAGAAGGGCTGGATCGGCGGCGGCAACACCGCGCGCAACACCACCATCGTGCGCTCGAACTACCTGTGGGACGAGTCGGCCGGGCTCTACGAGAAGGCGATGAAGCTGTGGGAAGGGCTCTCGCAGGACCTGAACTACAACGTGATGTTCAGCCAGCGCGGCGTGATGAACCTCGCGCACACGCTGCAGGACGTGCGCGACACGCAGCGCCGCGTCAACGCGAACCGCCTCAACGGGGTGGACGCCGAATTCCTCACGCCGGCGCAGATCAAGGAGATCGAGCCGACCATCAACCTCAACAGCCGCTACCCGGTGCTGGGCGCCTCGATCCAGCGGCGCGGCGGCGTGGCGCGCCACGACGCGGTGGCCTGGGGCTACGCGCGCGGCGCCGACCGCGCGGGCGTGGACATCATCCAGAACTGCCAGGTGATCGGCATCCGCCGCGACGGCAACGCCGTGACCGGCGTGGACACCGTGAAGGGCTTCATCAAGGCGAAGAAGGTGGCGGTGGTGGCGGCTGGCAACACCTCGACGCTGGCCGACATGGCCGGCGTGCGGCTGCCGATCGAGAGCCATCCGCTGCAGGCGCTGGTGTCGGAGCCGATCAAGCCGGTGGTCAACACGGTGGTGATGTCGAACGCAGTGCATGCCTACATCAGCCAGTCCGACAAGGGCGACCTCGTGATCGGCGCCGGCATCGACCAATACACGGGTTTCGGCCAGCGCGGCAGCTTCCAGATCATCGAAGGCACGCTGGAGGCGATCGTCGAGATGTTCCCGGTGTTCTCGCGCGTGCGCATGAACCGCCAGTGGGGCGGCATCGTCGACGTTTCGCCCGACGCCTGCCCGATCATCAGCAAGACCGACGTGAAGGGCCTGTACTTCAACTGCGGCTGGGGCACGGGTGGCTTCAAGGCCACGCCGGGCTCGGGCTGGACCTACGCGCACACCATCGCGCGCGACGAGCCGCATCCGCTGAACGCACCGTTCGCGCTCGACCGCTTCTACAGCGGCCACCTGATCGACGAGCACGGCGCCGCCGCCGTCGCCCACTGA
- a CDS encoding sarcosine oxidase subunit delta has protein sequence MLLIECPWCGPRAESEFSCGGEADIMRPLDTDALSDREWGDYLFMRKNPRGVHREQWLHTQGCRRWFKATRDTVSYDIQGYETFGVPAHDAQDAHEGNTK, from the coding sequence ATGCTGCTGATCGAATGCCCGTGGTGCGGGCCGCGCGCCGAATCCGAATTCTCGTGCGGCGGGGAAGCCGACATCATGCGTCCGCTCGACACCGACGCGCTCTCCGACCGCGAGTGGGGCGACTACCTGTTCATGCGCAAGAACCCGCGCGGCGTGCATCGCGAGCAATGGCTGCACACCCAGGGCTGCCGCCGCTGGTTCAAGGCCACGCGCGACACGGTGAGCTACGACATCCAGGGCTACGAGACGTTCGGCGTGCCCGCACACGACGCACAAGACGCACACGAGGGCAACACGAAATGA
- a CDS encoding sarcosine oxidase subunit alpha family protein, with the protein MSQKDRLSAGGRVNRAIPLTFTFNGRTYQGFQGDTLASALLANGVHFVARSFKYHRPRGIVTADVAEPNAVVQLETGAYTVPNARATEIELYQGLVASSVNAVPSLENDRMAINQKFARFMPAGFYYKTFMWPRRFWPKYEEKIREAAGLGKAPEQLDADRYDKQFAHCDVLVVGGGPTGLAAAHAAAVSGARVILVDDQRELGGSLLSCRAEIDGRPALQWVEKIEAELARLPDVRILTRSTAFGYQDHNLVTVAQRLTEHQPVSMRKGSRELLWKIRARHVVLATGAQERPIVFGNNDLPGVMLAGAVSTYIHRYGVLPGRNAVVFTNNDRGYQTALDLKAHGAKVTVVDSRQGADGALPAAAKKHGVAVMSGSVVATANGRQHVQSVEIASYANGRTGAATATLGCDLLAMSGGFSPVLHLFAQSGGKAHWHDEKACFVPGKAVQRETSVGAAAGEFSLARGLRLAVDAGAEAARAAGFDGAQRPVAPQATDLAEAALEPLWLVGSGEQVTRGPKRFVDFQNDVGAADILLAAREGFESVEHVKRYTAMGFGTDQGKLGNINGMAILAQALGKTIPETGTTTYRPNYTPVTFGAFAGRELGDFLDPVRKTCVHEWHVEHGALFEDVGNWKRPWYFPRPGEDLHAAVARECLAVRNSVGILDASTLGKIDIQGPDAVKLLNWVYTNPWNKLEVGKCRYGLMLDENGMVFDDGVTVRLADQHYMMTTTTGGAARVLTWLERWLQTEWPDLKVRLSSVTDHWATFAVVGPNSRKVVQKVCQDIDFANGAFPFMSYRDGTVAGVKSRVMRISFSGELAYEINVPANAGRAVWEAIMAAGAEYDITPYGTETMHVLRAEKGYIIVGQDTDGSVTPHDLGMSGLVAKSKDFLGRRSLSRSDTMRENRKQFVGLLTEDPAIVLEEGGQIVAPDASANADGLTPMIGHVTSSYYSPILKRSIALAVVKGGLNKMGQPVAISLANGKRVVAKITSPVFYDTEGVRQHVE; encoded by the coding sequence ATGAGCCAGAAAGACCGCCTGAGCGCGGGTGGCCGGGTCAACCGCGCGATTCCGCTGACCTTCACGTTCAACGGCCGTACCTATCAGGGCTTCCAGGGCGACACGCTGGCCTCGGCGCTGCTCGCCAACGGCGTGCATTTCGTCGCGCGCAGCTTCAAGTACCACCGCCCGCGCGGCATCGTGACGGCCGACGTGGCCGAGCCGAACGCCGTCGTGCAGCTGGAGACGGGTGCCTACACGGTGCCGAACGCGCGCGCCACCGAGATCGAGCTGTACCAGGGGCTGGTGGCCAGCAGCGTGAACGCCGTGCCGTCGCTCGAGAACGACCGCATGGCGATCAACCAGAAGTTCGCGCGCTTCATGCCGGCCGGCTTCTACTACAAGACCTTCATGTGGCCGCGCAGGTTCTGGCCGAAGTACGAGGAGAAGATCCGCGAGGCGGCCGGCCTCGGCAAGGCGCCCGAGCAGCTCGACGCCGACCGCTACGACAAGCAGTTCGCGCATTGCGACGTGCTGGTGGTGGGCGGCGGGCCGACCGGGCTGGCGGCCGCGCACGCGGCGGCCGTGTCCGGCGCGCGCGTGATCCTGGTGGACGACCAGCGCGAACTCGGCGGCAGCCTGCTGTCGTGCCGCGCCGAGATCGACGGCCGGCCGGCGCTGCAATGGGTCGAGAAGATCGAGGCGGAACTCGCGCGCCTGCCCGACGTGAGGATCCTCACGCGCAGCACCGCGTTCGGCTACCAGGACCACAACCTCGTCACGGTCGCGCAGCGCCTGACCGAGCACCAGCCGGTGTCGATGCGCAAGGGCTCGCGCGAGCTGCTGTGGAAGATCCGCGCCAGGCACGTGGTCCTCGCCACCGGCGCGCAGGAGCGGCCGATCGTGTTCGGCAACAACGACCTGCCCGGCGTGATGCTGGCGGGCGCGGTGTCCACCTACATCCATCGCTACGGCGTGCTGCCGGGCCGCAACGCCGTGGTGTTCACCAACAACGACCGCGGCTACCAGACCGCGCTCGACCTGAAGGCGCACGGCGCCAAGGTGACCGTGGTCGATTCGCGCCAGGGCGCGGACGGCGCGCTGCCGGCCGCCGCGAAGAAGCACGGCGTGGCCGTGATGAGCGGCTCGGTGGTGGCCACCGCCAACGGCCGCCAGCACGTGCAGTCGGTGGAGATCGCGTCCTACGCGAACGGCAGGACGGGCGCCGCCACCGCCACGCTCGGCTGCGATCTGCTGGCGATGTCGGGTGGTTTCAGCCCGGTGCTGCACCTGTTCGCGCAGTCGGGCGGCAAGGCGCACTGGCACGACGAGAAGGCCTGTTTCGTGCCGGGCAAGGCGGTGCAGCGCGAGACCAGCGTGGGCGCGGCGGCCGGCGAGTTCTCGCTGGCGCGCGGCCTGCGGCTGGCCGTCGATGCCGGCGCGGAGGCCGCCAGGGCGGCCGGCTTCGACGGCGCGCAGCGCCCCGTCGCGCCGCAGGCGACCGATCTCGCCGAGGCCGCGCTCGAACCGCTCTGGCTGGTGGGCAGCGGCGAGCAGGTCACGCGCGGGCCGAAGCGCTTCGTCGATTTCCAGAACGACGTCGGCGCCGCCGACATCCTGCTGGCCGCGCGCGAGGGCTTCGAGTCGGTCGAGCACGTCAAGCGCTACACGGCGATGGGCTTCGGCACCGACCAGGGCAAGCTCGGCAACATCAACGGCATGGCGATCCTCGCGCAGGCGCTCGGCAAGACCATCCCCGAGACCGGCACCACCACCTATCGCCCGAACTACACGCCGGTCACGTTCGGCGCGTTCGCGGGCCGCGAGCTGGGCGACTTCCTCGACCCGGTCCGCAAGACCTGCGTCCACGAGTGGCACGTCGAGCACGGCGCGCTGTTCGAGGACGTCGGCAACTGGAAGCGCCCCTGGTACTTCCCGAGGCCCGGCGAGGACCTGCACGCGGCGGTGGCGCGCGAATGCCTGGCGGTGCGCAACAGCGTCGGCATCCTCGACGCCTCCACGCTCGGCAAGATCGACATCCAGGGCCCCGACGCGGTCAAGCTGCTGAACTGGGTCTACACGAACCCCTGGAACAAGCTGGAAGTGGGCAAGTGCCGCTACGGCCTGATGCTCGACGAGAACGGCATGGTGTTCGACGACGGCGTGACGGTGCGCCTCGCCGATCAGCACTACATGATGACCACCACCACCGGCGGCGCGGCGCGCGTGCTGACCTGGCTGGAGCGCTGGCTGCAGACCGAATGGCCCGACCTGAAGGTGCGCCTGTCGTCGGTCACCGACCACTGGGCGACGTTCGCCGTGGTCGGCCCGAACAGCCGCAAGGTGGTGCAGAAGGTCTGCCAGGACATCGACTTCGCGAACGGCGCGTTCCCGTTCATGAGCTATCGCGACGGCACCGTGGCCGGCGTGAAATCGCGCGTGATGCGGATCAGCTTCTCGGGCGAGCTGGCCTATGAAATCAACGTGCCGGCCAACGCGGGCCGCGCGGTCTGGGAAGCGATCATGGCGGCCGGCGCCGAGTACGACATCACGCCATACGGCACCGAGACGATGCACGTGCTGCGCGCCGAGAAGGGCTACATCATCGTCGGCCAGGACACCGACGGCTCGGTCACGCCGCACGATCTCGGCATGAGCGGCCTGGTGGCGAAGTCGAAGGACTTCCTCGGCCGGCGCTCGCTGTCGCGCTCGGACACCATGCGCGAGAACCGCAAGCAGTTCGTCGGCCTGCTGACCGAGGATCCGGCGATCGTGCTGGAGGAGGGCGGCCAGATCGTGGCGCCCGACGCGAGCGCGAACGCCGATGGCCTGACGCCGATGATCGGCCACGTCACGTCGAGCTACTACAGCCCGATCCTGAAGCGCTCGATCGCGCTCGCGGTGGTGAAGGGCGGCCTGAACAAGATGGGGCAGCCGGTGGCGATCTCGCTCGCGAACGGCAAGCGCGTGGTCGCGAAGATCACGAGCCCGGTTTTCTACGACACCGAAGGGGTACGTCAGCATGTGGAATGA
- a CDS encoding sarcosine oxidase subunit gamma, which translates to MWNETRNQTSVAVQPAGLRLESPLVGAQDVLKPHQGHASQKFQLRERPFLDLVNVRGEAADPAFVAAFEQVVGCRPPVKPNTVARGADYDVLWLGPDEWLVRSHGPVAAGQLEGRLAPALAGLYAAAVDVGSGYTVLEISGERVRDVISRGCPLDLHPRGFGVGQCAQSHYFKASLTLVPTGEQSYELVIRRSFADYFVRIMLDAAAPLLP; encoded by the coding sequence ATGTGGAATGAAACGAGAAATCAGACTTCGGTGGCCGTGCAACCGGCGGGCCTGCGGCTCGAATCGCCGCTGGTGGGCGCGCAGGACGTGCTGAAGCCGCATCAGGGCCACGCCTCGCAGAAGTTCCAGCTGCGCGAGCGGCCGTTCCTCGATCTCGTCAACGTGCGCGGCGAGGCGGCCGATCCGGCCTTCGTCGCCGCGTTCGAGCAGGTGGTCGGCTGCCGGCCGCCCGTCAAGCCGAACACGGTGGCGCGTGGCGCCGACTACGACGTGCTGTGGCTCGGACCCGACGAATGGCTGGTGCGCTCGCACGGCCCGGTGGCGGCCGGACAGCTCGAGGGCCGGCTCGCGCCGGCGCTGGCCGGGCTCTACGCGGCGGCGGTGGACGTCGGCAGCGGCTACACCGTGCTCGAGATCAGCGGCGAGCGCGTGCGCGACGTGATCTCGCGCGGCTGCCCGCTCGACCTGCATCCGCGCGGCTTCGGCGTGGGCCAGTGCGCGCAGAGCCATTACTTCAAGGCCTCGCTGACGCTGGTGCCCACCGGCGAGCAAAGCTACGAACTGGTGATCCGCCGCAGCTTCGCCGACTATTTCGTGCGCATCATGCTCGACGCCGCGGCGCCGCTCCTGCCATGA
- a CDS encoding dihydroneopterin aldolase, which translates to MKPVDGPFAPLEPPRGRGWSVFIDELRVPARIGIHPHEHEAPQPVVIDARLGYRCEPAERGASGYIDYDGYCARVAAWLAHKPHTRLLETLVAELAALSFDEWPALESITLALHKPEIRPGTRRVGVELDWTRADYAAWRAALETRARGLATAAMGGYGEMATH; encoded by the coding sequence ATGAAGCCGGTCGACGGCCCGTTCGCCCCGCTCGAACCGCCGCGCGGGCGCGGCTGGAGCGTGTTCATCGACGAACTGCGGGTGCCGGCGCGGATCGGCATCCATCCGCACGAGCACGAGGCGCCGCAGCCGGTCGTGATCGACGCGCGGCTCGGCTACCGGTGCGAGCCGGCCGAGCGCGGCGCGAGCGGCTACATCGACTACGACGGCTACTGCGCGCGCGTGGCGGCGTGGCTCGCGCACAAGCCGCACACGCGGCTGCTCGAAACGCTGGTGGCGGAGCTGGCCGCGCTGTCGTTCGACGAATGGCCGGCGCTCGAATCGATCACGCTCGCGCTGCACAAGCCTGAGATCCGTCCCGGGACGCGGCGCGTCGGCGTCGAGCTGGACTGGACCCGCGCCGATTACGCGGCGTGGCGCGCGGCCCTGGAGACGCGCGCACGCGGGCTCGCCACGGCGGCGATGGGCGGGTATGGGGAGATGGCCACGCATTGA
- a CDS encoding CsbD family protein — translation MNKDHVKGTAEQVKGKINEAVGKATGNTKQEVKGDLQQAAGEARKGVGDAKDALKK, via the coding sequence ATGAACAAGGACCACGTGAAGGGCACCGCCGAGCAAGTGAAGGGCAAGATCAACGAGGCCGTCGGCAAGGCGACCGGCAACACGAAGCAGGAGGTCAAGGGTGATCTCCAGCAGGCGGCCGGCGAGGCACGCAAGGGCGTCGGCGACGCGAAGGATGCGCTGAAGAAGTAA